In the Nitrospirota bacterium genome, ATCAACGCCACCTGTTGTGCCGGAAGAATCCGCTGCGCCCACATCTGAACCGCGAAGGCCCCGGTCGCAAGACCCCCGGTCACCCCAAGCCCGAGCAACAACAACGCGGTCGGTGCAAAGGCCTGAGCCGGCGCCTGCTCTATCAGCATAGTGGGGAGTAACAGGACGACCATGGCCATCATCTGCCAGGCAAAGAGGGACGGTGCATCGACTTCGCGGGTAAACCGCTCGAGGCAGGCGATATGCGCAGCAAACGCGAACGCACAGCCAAGCGTCATGAGGTCGCCAAGATTTCCGGATGCGCTGGGCTTCACCAGCAGCCAAAGCCCCACCGTCGCGACTCCGGTGGCCAATAAGACGCGCCAGTCGAATCGGCGAAGAATCAAGGGCACAATCACGACATACAGCGCCGTAATAAAGGCAGAGTTCGATGAGGTGGTATAGTGAATCCCGACCGTTTGCAGGACATAGCCGAGAAAGAGCCAGCCTGTGGCGATCGCACCGGCCCGCAACACCGCCGGGTCACGGTGCAGGCGAAGTCTCCACAGCAGAAACCCGCCCCCGACCAGCAACGCCCCAAGCAGGAATCGCAGAAACAAAAACGACAACGGTGGAATCTGCTCCAACACCGCTTTGGTCGCAGGAAACGTCGCGCCCCAAATGAACGTTGTCAGAAGGAGTGCGAATCGTGGCATCAGATCGTGTGATGGGTGAACAGTGATGAGTGATGGGCCGAAGCGTCCCCTCAGGGGCGCACGGTGCGACGAATAAGGAGCACCAAGTCCGTGCGCGCCGCCGAGTGGTGAGGCGGCCGGGTCCCCGGTGAAGATCTGAACGATGCAAGAACGACGCTGGCAGACTTTTTCAGCATCCCGCTACGCTTTGCACAGGACGCAGCGCCGCTGATCCGTCGTCCCAGCCTGCTCCATCGCCGCGAGCGCTCGCTCCTTGTCAGGATAGTCGAACCAGCCGCCTTCCCAGAAATCGCTGGAGGAGCCGATCGTCGACGAGGGCACTTCGGCACAACGATCCTTGTGGAGCGTAACCCGATCAATTGAGCGGGCGATGTGAATCCAATAGATCATAGGAACAGCCCTTCACAGACAGACCGAGACGCGGCCCTTGGGTTACGACTCTGGGCTCGTCCGCGCTCACGACCTGCGATCAGATTCCACTTCGATCGACGAGGGAGTCTCGTCGACGATTGAGACAACTTACGGCAGGAGCTGCCACTCATCTTTCTCAATGAAGACCTTGACGCCGGTCTCGAGTTTCTTGATATCGTCCTTATCGAAGAGCCTCATGTAGCGCTCGATCCGATCCTCGTCATCGATCCGCTCTTCTTGCATCATTCCACTGGTACTCTTGTATTTCCGAATCAACAGGGGCATCGAAATCCTCCTCGTAAGCCACTAGAAGTCACCTCAACAAGGTGTGTACAATAAGGTAAAGTTCACGGGCCGGTCAAGAGCGGATTCGCACTCTGCCCCGGTAAAATCCAGCATGAAGGATACGCACGATGCCGATCTACGAATATCGTTGTGGAAAATGCGAAAAGCAGTTCGACGCGACCCAATCCGTCCATGTCAGACCAGAAGACACGATCTGCCCGCACTGTCAGGCCCAGGAGGCGACACGCTTGATCTCCGCCAGCACGACAGTGGTGAAAGGGACTCACAAAACCGGCTTTGCTGAACAAAAAGCCTACAACATGCTGGACGAGCGGATGGATAATTTCTCCAAGCTTCCACCACTGATGGGGAGGCGTGCCGCCCCCGAGGCTGGCGCACCACCCGACCCCGCAAGCGGCGGCATCACGGAGAACTGAACCGTGGGTCGGCATGTGAACGCACAGCATCCCCGCCCCAATATCCACCCCAACGCTATGGAGATCTCATGATTGCGAGACAGATCCTCTCGCTAGGCCTCGGCTTGCTATTCAGCTGGGGGACGGCGCAGGTCGCCCTTGCAGAGGTCGCCGGCAATCTCATTATCGCCGGCAACGGACCTGAGGTCACGACGCTGGAGTCCCTCGCCCGCGCATTTGAAAAAGCCAACCCACGCGCCTATCTCGATGTCGTCTGGGACGGCAACTCGAAACCGGTTGAGATGGTCAAATCGGGCCAGGCCCATATCGCCGTGACCGGAACTGAAACGCCGGATCTCTCGGCCACCGTCATCGCCTGGGATGGAATCGGCATACTCGTGCACCTCTCCAATGTGACAAAAGATGTGACGAAGCAGCATGTCGCCGACATTTTCTCCGGCAAGATCACGATGTGGTCTGAATTAGGCGGTCTCGACACGAAAATACTGGTCATCGACCGGCCTCGCAATCAAAACATCCGCGATGCGTTTGAGGATCAGCTTGGCGTGACCGGAAAGATCACTGGTAGCGCCAAAGTCATCGGCTCCGATGAGCAGGTCGTCAAAACCGTCGTAGGAACATTACCCCCACTGTCTGCCATCACCTATCTCTCGTTAAGTCAGGCCCTGCCTGCCGTCTCAGGCGGCGTCGCCGTCAAACTCCTGCCCATCGACAAGATCGAGCCGGAAGTCCCCACCGTGAAAGACGGACGTTATCCCTTCCGACGCCCGCTCCTCCTCCTGTCCAAGAAGGAACCGAACCCCCTGGCTGAGGCCTTCACGCAGTTCGTACTGTCCCAAGCCGGTCAAGAACTCATGGCCGACACATACATTCCGCTCAAAGAGAAATAGTCCCAACCCGTCGTTTATTGAAGGAGGCACCTATGCACATGTGGCGATCATCGATCTTCATGGTACTGGGGCTCATCGGAAGTATAAGCTCACCGCTTCCTCTCTCCTATGCGGAAGAGCCGGGATCCATGGTGGACGGCGCGGGATTCACCCTCTACGGGACCGAATCGATCAAGGGGTCCGATGCTGCAAAGGTCGAACGGGACCCCGTCTGCGACCGGAGCAAGCGGCCAAAAATATTCAAGGTCGAACCGGATGAAGCCAAACCTGGCCAGAAAGTCACGATCAAAGGCGAGAATTTCGGGGCCAAAGAATGTTTCCACGGGGTGGCCTTCAGCGCGGCAGGGCCTGCCAAAATCGACTATACCTTCGTCAGCGAAACGACCATCGAAGCGACCGTTCCTGACGTCCGGGCCGGCATGTCGTTCATCGACGTGGTCGCCGGTGGCGGCAACGCCAGGTCAAAGGGCTTTTTAGTCCAGGCCAAGTAACCGGAAGCCGGCAATCTCCTCACGAGGCGCGGCACAATGCCGTGCCTCGTGTCCCCTCGATCAAGCCCATTTCAGCCTTCGTTCTCTCGACAAGACTCTTGATCTTATGCTAGCTTACGCGCTCATTTTCGCCTGAGAACTCTCGCGGATTCGCGCGCGATCTGAGGAGACGGGGACTGGTATGTTCAAGAAGATTTTGGTGGCCAATCGCGGCGAAATCGCCATGCGGATTATTCGCGCCTGCCGCGAATTGAACATCGCCACCGCCGCCATTTACTCCGAAGCTGATTCGACCGGGATCTACGTCAAAAAAGCGGACGAGGCCTACATGGTCGGCCCGGGACCGGTCAAAGGCTTCCTGGATAGCCAACAAATCGTCAGTCTGGCCCTACGGATCGGCGCCGACGCCATCCATCCAGGCTACGGATTTCTCTCGGAAAACTCGAAGTTTGCGCAACTGTGCCAAACCTCCGGCATTACCTTCATCGGCCCATCGCCGCAAGCCATCGACTTAATGGGGAGTAAGGTCAACGCCCGCGATCTCGCCAAGCGAGTGGGCGTTCCCATCGTCCCCGGTACCGAAGGCGGCGTCACCGACGTAAACGAGGCCTTGGCCTTTGCGAAAGCTACGGGGTATCCCGTCATCATTAAAGCCAGCGCAGGCGGAGGGGGACGCGGCCTCCGGGTGGTCCGGTCCGACGCCGAACTCCGTGAAAACATGGCGGTGGCGTCTCGGGAAGCACAAGCGTCGTTCGGCGATGGCAGCGTCTTCCTCGAAAAGTATATCGAACGGCCGCATCACATCGAATTTCAAATCCTGGCCGACAAACACGGCAACATGATCCACCTGGGCGAGCGCGATTGCTCGATCCAACGCCGGCATCAAAAGCTCATCGAAATTGCCCCCTCGTTGATCCTGACGCCGAAGCTACGAGCCGAAATGGGTGACGCGGCCATCACGATCGCCAAGGCGGTCGATTATGACAATGCCGGCACAGTCGAGTTCCTGCTCGACCAGGACGGCCATTATTACTTCATGGAGATGAACCCTCGCCTCCAAGTCGAGCATACGGTGACCGAACAGATCACCGCGATCGACATCGTGCGTAATCAAATTGCCATTGCGGCCGGTAATCCGCTTCGCATCACGCAAAATGAAGTCACGCTTCAAGGCCATTCCATCCAATGCCGCATCAACGCCGAAGACCCCAAGAACAACTTTATGCCTTGCACGGGCACCATCACCGCCTATCTCTCGCCGGGCGGGATCGGGGTCCGCATCGACGGAGCGGTCTACAACGGCTATTCAATACCGCCCTACTACGACGCCCTCTTGGCCAAACTCACCGTCCGTGGCCGTACCTGGGAAGAAACCGTCAGCCGCATGAGACGATCGCTCGAAGAATATGTTCTGCGCGGGGTGAAGACGACGATCCCCTTTATGAAGGAGATCATGCAGGAAGAGGATTTCATGGCAGGGCGTTTCGACACCTCCTACCTGGAAACGCATCCTGCCCTGTTCAATTACGACGAGTTCGAGCAGCCGGAGGATCTGGTGCTGGCGCTCTCCGCTGCCATCGCCGCCTACGAAGGGCTGTGACCACACAGCCGCCGATCAACCACCGATAACGAGTTAACCGGCAGACTAGAACATCATGGCGACACGACGACCGACAAAAAAACAGGCCCCTAAGAAACGAGCGGCAGCACCAGCCGTCCGTACGTCGAAGACACGTGCGAAGGTCAGCCCTGAGCTGATCATCCAACCGGCAACCGGCAAGCCCATCCTGATTACTGATGTCGCCTTGCGCGATGGCCATCAGTCGTTATTAGCCACACGCATGCGGACGGAGGACATGCTGCCCATCGCCCAGAAACTTGATGCCGTCGGCTATTGGTCGCTCGAAGTCTGGGGCGGGGCCACCTTCGACACCTGCCTCCGCTTTCTCAAAGAAGATCCGTGGGAACGGCTGCGCGCACTGCGCGCCGCCATGCCCAACACCAAACTGCAAATGCTGCTCCGCGGGCAGAACCTGGTCGGCTATCGGCATTATGCCGACGATGTGCTGGAACGGTTCATCGAACGATCCGCCGCAAACGGCATCGACGTCTTCCGCATCTTCGACGCGCTGAACGACATCCGCAACCTCGAGCGGGCCATGCGCGAAGTGAAAGCCTGCGGCAAACATGTCGAAGCCGCCATCAGCTACACCGTCAGTCCCGTCCACAGCGTAGACCGTTTTGTCGATATGGCGAAACGGCTGGAGGACCTCGGAACCGACACCCTCTGCATCAAAGACATGGCCGGCCTCCTGGCCCCGGTCGACGCCTATCACCTTATTCGCCGGATCAAAGCCGCCGTAAAGGTCCCGATCCATCTCCATTCGCATTACACCTCGGGAATGGCCTCGATGACCTCATTGATGGCCATCCTCGGCGGGCTGGACATGCTCGATACCGCCATGTCACCGTTGGCCGGCGGGACATCACATCCCGCGACGGAAACCGTAGTCGCCTCGCTGAAAAATACTCCGTATGACACAGGGCTGGATCTCGCCGCATTCCTCCCGATCACCGAACATTTCCGCACCGTTCGAAAAAAATACCGTCAATTCGAAAGCGAATTCACCGGGGTCGATGCCGAAATTCTCACGTCGCAGATCCCCGGCGGCATGCTCTCGAATCTCGCAGCCCAACTGACTGAACAGAACGCGCTCGATCGAATGAAAGAGGTCCTGGATGAAGTGCCACGCGTCAGAAAGGACATGGGGTATCCCCCGCTCGTGACCCCCACGAGTCAGATCGTCGGCACCCAAGCCACGCTGAACGTGCTGACGGGAGAACGCTACAAAGTCATCACCACGGAAACTAAGAACTACTTCCTCGGACTCTACGGCAGGGCACCGGGACCGCTCGATCACGACATCATGGCCCGGGCGATCGGGGACGAACAACCCATCAAAACCAGGCCGGCTGATCGACTGGAGCCGGAACTCGACGCCATCAAAAAAGATCTGCCTGCATCGGCCACCACGATAGAAGACCAGCTCTCATTCACGCTGTTCCCCGCCATCGCGCGTGACTTTTTCGAAGCGCGCGAGAAGGGGGACCTGACGATGGAGCCTCTTGAGAGCTTCCAGCCCAGTGGACCTGGTGCCGGCACCGAACTCCATTTGGCACCCGCAGAATTCAACGTCACGGTCCATGGCGAAACCTACCATGTGAAGGTATCCGGTTCCGGGAGGAAGGTGGACGGGCGCAAACCCTACTACATCCGGGTGAACGACAAACTCGAAGAAGTCTCGCTGGAACCGATTGAGGAAATCCTGGCTGGCGTACCGGAGGCTCCTGACAGCGGCACCGGCACCAAGCGTAAACGACCTAGACCCTCCAAGCCTGGAGACGTGGCCCCCCCGATGCCTGGTCGCGTCGTCAAAGTACTCGTCGCAATCGATGCCGTGGTCAAGACCGGTGACCCGCTCCTGATCATCGAAGCCATGAAAATGGAAAGTCAGGTCCCCGCGCCGATCGACGGGACAATCACCGCCATTCTGGTCGTAGAAGGCGACAACGTGAAGACGGATGAAACAGTCATCCAGCTGGAATAGCTCCCTTCACGACAGCCCGGCGCCACCACCTCGCAGCGCTCGTACCTGGGTGCGCACTTCGCTCGTAGGCCTGTCGCTCATGCTGACTGCTTGCACGTCACCCTCTTCCTTGCCTCAGTGGTTCGACGCCCTCGGACGCCTCCCCCTCAACAGCGTCACGGTCCAGGGTCAACGCATGGCGTACCTCGACGTGGGGCAGGGGCCGCCCGTCCTGCTCCTCCATGGATTCGGGGGCTCCATGTGGCAATGGGAGCATCAACAAGCGGCGCTCTCTGCCCATTTCCGCGTGATTACGCCTGACCTGGTCGGCGCAGGGCTGTCAGACAAACCCGATATCGAATACCGGCCGGATCAACTGCTGGCATTTCTCGTGGGCTTCATGGATGCGCTCAACATTCCTCAGGCTACGATGGTGGGCAACTCCATGGGCGCAGGCCTTGCCATCGGGCTCGCCCTCGACCACCCAGCACGAGTCTCACAGCTCGTTCTCATCGACGGGCTCCCGGCTCATGTCATGGAGCACCTGGCCAGCCCCTCGCTTCGTCGCGCCTTAACGACCAGCGCTCCATCCTGGCTGGTCTCGTTCGGCAATTGGCTCGTTGGAGGCCTGATGCTCGAATCCACGCTGCGTGAATTCGTCTACGATCCAGCCCTGTTGACTCAAGCCGTACTGGACCGCTCCAACCACAACCGCCAGCAGCCAGGACTCTTCCGAGCGTTGCTGACCATCGGCACCAACCTCCCGTTGTGGGAAGAACACTTTGCGCCACGCATCACATCAATCACCCACCGCACCCTGATTCTGTGGGGTGAGGAAGACCGCGTGTTCCCCCCCACAGCCGGCGAACAGCTCCACCAAGCCATCGCCGGCTCGACCTTCGTCCGCATCCCCAAGGCGGGGCACATCCCGCAGTGGGAACGACCGGAGGCCGTAAACAAGGCACTCCTGGACTTTATGAAACCCTAGCTACACCAGCACAGCCCACAGGACCACACGACAATGCATATGGTTGTCTTACCAAGGAGAACATGATGAGGTCAGTATGTCGAACAATCATCGGCGCCACAATCTGCCTGACGATCGGGCTTAGCGGATGCGGGAGTACCGGAAGCGGGACCAGTTTTCTCTATAAGAACCTCACCGTCGCAGACGGCAGCGCTATGGCGGGTGAAGGCCATACCGTCCTTTTCAAGGGAAGCCCCCTAGCCCTCTCGGGAACCGGCATTACAGTCGGCGATCCTCTCCGAGAGGTCACAATGACACAGACGGATCTCTCGCAAGTCAACATCACCGATACCAAGGGCAAGGGCAAGGTCCGGATCATCAGCATCGTGCCGTCGCTGGACACGAAAGTCTGCGAGCAACAAACCCATTTTCTGAGCGAGAAGAATAAAGGGCTGGACAAGCTCATCGAGCTGATCACCGTCAGCATCGATACGCCATTCGCCCAAAAGCGATTCGCGGAAGAGGCCCATATCACCAACGTCACGTTCCTCTCCGACTATCGAGGCGCAGAATTCGGAAAGACCTACGGGCTCTTCCTCAAGGCCCCCCACATCCTGGCGCGTACCGTCATGGTCATCGACGCCCACAACCAGGTGCGGTACCTGCAAATCACGCCCGAGCTGGCACAGCTTCCGGATATGAATGAAGCGTTTGCCGTAGCCAAGTCCTTGATCACGGCCAGCTAGGCTGAGAAAATGGCACGGTCGGAGTTCAGGCCATGGTCAAGATGTTTGAGGTTCGGCGTTCGAGGTGTTGGGACTTCGAACCTGGAACCTCGAACTGTTCTGTCTGAACCTAAACCTCATCCTCACCCGTTGCAGACAGGACCCTGATGGCACAATACGACATGCTGGTGATTGGAACCGGCCCGGCGGGCCAGAAAGCGGCGGTCCAAGCCGCCAAGCTGGGCAAGAAAGTCGGCATCATCGAGCGCAAAGCCGTCGTCGGCGGCGTCTGCACCAACACCGGCACCATCCCCAGTAAATCCCTCCGCGAAGCGGTCCTCTATCTCTCGGGATTTCGCCAACGCCATCTCTATGGAGCTGGCTATCGAGTCAAGAAAACCATCACGATCGACGATCTCGCCTTTCGCGCCAACCACGTCATCAAGAACGAAATCGAGACCGTGCGGAAACAGATGGCCCGCAACCATATCGATCTCATCTACGGAGAGGCCCGATTCCTCGATCCCCACCGGCTCCTCATCCAGCAGGCTGGCACGTCGACGGAACATCGAGCGCATATCATCGTCATCGCGGTCGGAACAGAACCGGCCAGGCCGCACGACATCCCCTTCGATGATCGCACGATCATCGATGCCGACGGTCTCCTCACGCTCACAGACCTTCCAACATCGATGGTCATTGTCGGAGGCGGCGTGATCGGCACGGAGTATGCCTCGATCTTAGCCGCGATCGGTGTGCCGGTCATCCTGATCGACAAGCGTCCGCGCTTGCTCGAATTTGTCGACGCGCAGATCATCGAGGCTCTGCAGCAGCAGATGACCGACATGGGCATCACGCTCTATCACGAAGAAGAAGTGGTCACGATCCAGAAAGAGGCCGACGGACAGGTCATCGTCACGTTGAAGAACCGGCCGCCAATTGCCACTTCAATGCTCATGTACGCCATCGGCCGCAGTGGCGCCACGAAGCCCTTAAACCTGGAATCGGTCGCCATTAAACCGGATGCGCGAGGCCGCCTGACTGTGAACGACCATTTCCAAACCTCTGTCCCCCATATCTACGCCGTCGGCGACGTCATCGGGTTTCCTGCCCTGGCTTCCACCTCCATGCAGCAAGGGCGTCTTGCCGCTTGCCATGCCTTCGGGCACCATGACCGCACCGACACAGACCTCCTCCCCTACGGCATCTATGCCATTCCTGAAATCTCCATGGTGGGAAGGAATGAGGAAGAACTGGCCAAGGCAGGGGTTCCCTATGCCGTCGGCATCGCACATTATCGGGAAATCGCCAGGGGGCAACTCCTCGGCGACAACACCGGCATGCTGAAGCTGCTGTTTGATCCCCACACCCATGCGCTGCTAGGCGTCCATGCCATCGGAGAAGGAGCCACGGAGCTCATTCACATCGGCCAGGCCGTCATGGCCTACCAAGGACGAATTAACTACTTCATCGACACGGTCTTCAACTACCCGACCCTGGCAGAATGTTATAAAGTCGCCGCGCTGGACGGCATCAATCGATTGCCGAGGCCCTGGCCGCAGCCGACGACAGCCGTGAAAGGTGAACCGTGAGACAACAGCATCTGTCGATCTGATGAATTTGATGAATGTCTGGCATTCATCAAATCAACACATTCCGAAACCTTCCTTCATAGGATGCGTTTAACGAGAGAGGAGTGAATCCATGTCGTTTTCAGATCATCTGCGTATGCTGGCTCAACCGATCTGGGATGCACAGCTCACCCATCCGTTCGTCGTGGCGTTGGGCAAGGGAACATTGCCGGAACGAAAATTCAAGTACTACATCCTGCAAGACGCCAGGTTTCTCGGCGACCTGGCCCGCGTATTTTCTGCCGGAGCGATGAGAGCGCCTGATTCAGAGACGGCGCTGCGCCTCACAAAGCTCGCAGAAGACACCATCGTCGTCGAACGCAGCCTCCACGAAGGATATGGGTCGCGTTGGGAGATGAGCGCCAAACAGATGTCCTCCGTGCCCATGGCACCGACCAACTATGCCTACACCAGGCATATGCTGACCGTCGCGCATACAGGCTCGGTAGCGGAGATCACCGTCGTCGCCCTCCCCTGCGCCTGGATCTACTGCGTCGTCGGACAGCATTTATTGAAGAACGGACCTCCATCTAAAAATCATCCCTATCGCGACTGGCTCATGCTCTACGCCTCGCCAGAATTTGCAGAAGTGCAGACGTGGATGCGCAAGAAAGTCGACCAGTGGGCCAAAACCGCGGGAAAGGAAGAAAAGCGGCGCATGGAAGAAGCGTTCGTCATCAGCTCGCGGTATGAGTGGATGTTCTGGGAGATGGCGTGGAACGAGGAGAAGTGGCCGGTGTGAGAGAGGGCGGGCCAGAACTGGGCGGCTCTCTCCGCTTGGAGCCACAGAGCGCCGTTGGCCGCTCGATGCTTCGCCTCCGCTTGGCGCCGAAAACTAGCCACACCGTCGCGCCGGTGTGGCGTCGAACATTCGTCGCCACTGCCTACGGCAGACGCTGCAGCTCAGCATGAACGGTCACCCAACGGCGCTCTGATTACGCTCCAAGAGCCGCCAAGCCCCGGCCCTAAAATTGGTCACCGGCCGAGAGGGAGAGGGGATGAAAATAAGAGGAAGCGGGAGGCTTGAACCTCCGTGCAAATCGCCGGACAGACGCTGGTACCCCGCTGATTGTGAAACACATCAGGAACAACAGAAGGGGCGGGGAAAAGAGAAGCGTGAAAAATTGTGTCGTCTACGCTCATACGCCCACTATAAATAGAACCAAGTTCTAGCCCCATCCTGTTTCGCCATGTCGATAATGAACGAGATTCTAGTATCAGCAAAAAGTACCCGAAGCCAGATTCTGACCAAACTAACCGCAGCGTGCGATTGGGCAGGAATCTCTAGAGGGCGAGCATTAGAGTACGGAGCTCTGTTCGCAGAACACTTCACAATCGAAGAGAAAACTCGCGAACATTTCTTTGCTTATAACGAACTCTCAGATGTGTCGGAGGCATACGAACTATGGCTCAACGAAGTGGACTTGTTTCCAGGGTTGAAAGAAATGATTCGTGAGGTATTTTCAAGCGGCCCCCTGCTTCGCGAAGACGAGCGTCCGGGGAACTCAGGTAGTCGGCCAAGGAACGATGCCTTCCCAATCATTCTAGCTGGGAAGTTGAACAAAGCAGGAATCGCAGTTGCGTCCATTGAAGGCATCCGACGGAATAAAAGCGCTCGGGCTCGTGACCCAAACGAAGGTATCATCATAAAGTCAGATATTGCGATTGAGCACTGTGATCTGCTCATCCCAATAGAGTGCAAACGACCTCAATCGATTGAAGCCATGTATGCACGAGCCGCCGAAGCCCGAAGGCAGTTATCTGGCATTAATGGCATTATTGCAATTGACTGCTCAGCTGCTATCAGACCAGCCGGGCAAGTATTGGAAGCTCAAACTGATAAGAAAGCGGCAGATTTCATAGATAGCCTGCTAGCTTCTAAAGTGGTTCCAGTCGTGAGACGACAGTTTCGACAACAAGTTATTGGCGCAATTCTCTATATTAGGACCCCTGTGCACACTGTCCATAAGATAAGTTCAATCCTTGATTCATCAGGAAATCCGGTCACAACTTATAACCTAGTAACTGCAACGACTATCTTCTTTGTTGCCAATCCAAACTCACCACAGGCAAAAGTATTCCGCTCGATGAAGGACGCCTACATGGCAACTCTATCGGCAATGGGTCAGCCCCACAACGTGGAGGGCTGACGCTGTGACGTTTCGAGAGTTTTATTGAAATCTGGATGGACTAGCCGCACTTATGGCACTTCTGAGGTGTGCCTATTGGTTGAGAGCTGGTTGCGGGTGGTGCGAGGAGAACGAATTTGTGTCTAGCCGAGACCAAAGATCCAGGAGGAGCGGGCGAGAAACTATTCAGAGATCAGGGGAACGGCGTCGGCGTGGAGGACTGTCTCGCCTGCATCGGATTGGCGGAGGCCTTCTTCAACTTTCGCTAGGAAACACAGCCGTTCGATGGCATCTTCAAGCGTGGCTGTATCGGGAAGCATCTCGACAGCCTGAAGAATTTTCTGCTTGACCGTTTGAGTCGCCATGACAATCACCTCATGTAATCATCACTCTAAGGCACTTTCCCTGAAGCGTCAACTTTCAGCCAGCCGACTTCCACAGAGGGAACCCGCTAGACAGGCCCTGCCTGCTGAGTATAATGTGCGCTAGCGTTGACGTGATTCCCGATCTCACAGGATGACTTTCCCGGCATGAATCGCCTCCTCCTCACGATCCTCCTGACCATCTCCACCTGCTGGACGGTTCCTGCTCACGCAGCCTCGCCGTACGAGGACAGCCTGAGGCTGCTGGCGGAGGGAGTGATCGCCGATGTCGCAACGGCGAAAAGGAGCCGTCTGGCGGTGATGGACTTTACCGATGCCAAAGGCATCGTCACACCGGTCGGACAGTTTATCGCGGAAGAACTGGGCACGCAGATCATGGTCACCGGCGAGTTCAAAGTCGTCGACCGCGCCCTCGTGAGTTCGACGTTGAAAAAATTCCATGTCACGAAGCTCGAACCGGCTCAGGCGAAAGCCGTGACGCGTGCGGCCAAAGCGGTACGAGCCGATGTGTTTCTTGCTGGATCGTATCTCGAATCGGCTGGAGAAGTCCGGGTCACCGTCAAGCTGCTCAACCCCAGCACCGTTCAATCACTGGGCGCCACGCGCGGCACCCTTCCCAAAGCCGGCCCGCTTGGGGACCTGATCAAGGACGTGAACAAGCCACCTGTCGTCATCATCGATCCATCCGCCAAGACGCCGCCACCATCTGGTCTCGGCTTCCATCGTAATGAGCAGTATCAGCTGGTCGTGACCGCGCTGCACCAGCGGGACAATCAGATCACGGCCGATCTGACCATCGAAAATACCTCTTCGCGTGACATCAAAGTCCTCTGCCTGTTGCAAAACACCCTGCTGGAAGACAACCATGGCGCGCTATGGAAATTGGAGGCACAAGACAATCGTGAAGGGCTCTGTGCGCGTGGGCTCGAACTCTCACCACGCGAAAAAGACCGGGCCGTGCTGACCTTCTCGGCTCCGGCCGGTGCGCAGGCGAGCCACTTTACCTTGCGTTATCACGAGAGAACGCCACGCACTGATGCCCGGTTCACCAT is a window encoding:
- the accC gene encoding acetyl-CoA carboxylase biotin carboxylase subunit; the encoded protein is MFKKILVANRGEIAMRIIRACRELNIATAAIYSEADSTGIYVKKADEAYMVGPGPVKGFLDSQQIVSLALRIGADAIHPGYGFLSENSKFAQLCQTSGITFIGPSPQAIDLMGSKVNARDLAKRVGVPIVPGTEGGVTDVNEALAFAKATGYPVIIKASAGGGGRGLRVVRSDAELRENMAVASREAQASFGDGSVFLEKYIERPHHIEFQILADKHGNMIHLGERDCSIQRRHQKLIEIAPSLILTPKLRAEMGDAAITIAKAVDYDNAGTVEFLLDQDGHYYFMEMNPRLQVEHTVTEQITAIDIVRNQIAIAAGNPLRITQNEVTLQGHSIQCRINAEDPKNNFMPCTGTITAYLSPGGIGVRIDGAVYNGYSIPPYYDALLAKLTVRGRTWEETVSRMRRSLEEYVLRGVKTTIPFMKEIMQEEDFMAGRFDTSYLETHPALFNYDEFEQPEDLVLALSAAIAAYEGL
- a CDS encoding IPT/TIG domain-containing protein, producing the protein MWRSSIFMVLGLIGSISSPLPLSYAEEPGSMVDGAGFTLYGTESIKGSDAAKVERDPVCDRSKRPKIFKVEPDEAKPGQKVTIKGENFGAKECFHGVAFSAAGPAKIDYTFVSETTIEATVPDVRAGMSFIDVVAGGGNARSKGFLVQAK
- the oadA gene encoding sodium-extruding oxaloacetate decarboxylase subunit alpha, with protein sequence MATRRPTKKQAPKKRAAAPAVRTSKTRAKVSPELIIQPATGKPILITDVALRDGHQSLLATRMRTEDMLPIAQKLDAVGYWSLEVWGGATFDTCLRFLKEDPWERLRALRAAMPNTKLQMLLRGQNLVGYRHYADDVLERFIERSAANGIDVFRIFDALNDIRNLERAMREVKACGKHVEAAISYTVSPVHSVDRFVDMAKRLEDLGTDTLCIKDMAGLLAPVDAYHLIRRIKAAVKVPIHLHSHYTSGMASMTSLMAILGGLDMLDTAMSPLAGGTSHPATETVVASLKNTPYDTGLDLAAFLPITEHFRTVRKKYRQFESEFTGVDAEILTSQIPGGMLSNLAAQLTEQNALDRMKEVLDEVPRVRKDMGYPPLVTPTSQIVGTQATLNVLTGERYKVITTETKNYFLGLYGRAPGPLDHDIMARAIGDEQPIKTRPADRLEPELDAIKKDLPASATTIEDQLSFTLFPAIARDFFEAREKGDLTMEPLESFQPSGPGAGTELHLAPAEFNVTVHGETYHVKVSGSGRKVDGRKPYYIRVNDKLEEVSLEPIEEILAGVPEAPDSGTGTKRKRPRPSKPGDVAPPMPGRVVKVLVAIDAVVKTGDPLLIIEAMKMESQVPAPIDGTITAILVVEGDNVKTDETVIQLE
- a CDS encoding DMT family transporter, which encodes MPRFALLLTTFIWGATFPATKAVLEQIPPLSFLFLRFLLGALLVGGGFLLWRLRLHRDPAVLRAGAIATGWLFLGYVLQTVGIHYTTSSNSAFITALYVVIVPLILRRFDWRVLLATGVATVGLWLLVKPSASGNLGDLMTLGCAFAFAAHIACLERFTREVDAPSLFAWQMMAMVVLLLPTMLIEQAPAQAFAPTALLLLGLGVTGGLATGAFAVQMWAQRILPAQQVALIFASEPAYAAWLSWYFLGETLDLQGWIGSGLILVAVVVGSLGSGSKAPLPGAASVQPV
- a CDS encoding zinc ribbon domain-containing protein — translated: MPIYEYRCGKCEKQFDATQSVHVRPEDTICPHCQAQEATRLISASTTVVKGTHKTGFAEQKAYNMLDERMDNFSKLPPLMGRRAAPEAGAPPDPASGGITEN
- a CDS encoding substrate-binding domain-containing protein, encoding MIARQILSLGLGLLFSWGTAQVALAEVAGNLIIAGNGPEVTTLESLARAFEKANPRAYLDVVWDGNSKPVEMVKSGQAHIAVTGTETPDLSATVIAWDGIGILVHLSNVTKDVTKQHVADIFSGKITMWSELGGLDTKILVIDRPRNQNIRDAFEDQLGVTGKITGSAKVIGSDEQVVKTVVGTLPPLSAITYLSLSQALPAVSGGVAVKLLPIDKIEPEVPTVKDGRYPFRRPLLLLSKKEPNPLAEAFTQFVLSQAGQELMADTYIPLKEK